The sequence GAATAATGCTATAGGAATATTGCTTTGGAAATTATCCATAAGCTTTTTTTTATCAAATTTAACTTCTTCATTTGTACTTGAATGAAAGTTAAAAAAGTCAACTTGAGTTGCGGAGTCAAATACGGTTATCTCGTTTTGATCCGTACTATCGGTATTCAAAGAGGATCGCAAATCATCAAAATCAATTGAATCAGCTGACAATTTCTCAGACAATTGAGAGTATACTTTGTAATAGTTTTCTGAATTATTTTCAATGTATATAGCCATGAAAAAAATGAATGACAGCATGATAAAAAGTCTAAAAGGATTTACATATTTTACCCTTCTACCGGTTAAATATTCTTTTGTAAGAAATGCGGGACTTATAAGTAACTTTTTTATTGTCAGAAAAAAAACCTTATCAAAATCTATGAAATTATCAAATAGTTCGTCAACTAACTCTTTAAAATTTTTTTTCGGTTCTTTTGTCCTTTGTCCACAATGTGAACAGAAATTATT comes from Candidatus Delongbacteria bacterium and encodes:
- a CDS encoding DUF3667 domain-containing protein, with protein sequence MICRNCGNECSNNFCSHCGQRTKEPKKNFKELVDELFDNFIDFDKVFFLTIKKLLISPAFLTKEYLTGRRVKYVNPFRLFIMLSFIFFMAIYIENNSENYYKVYSQLSEKLSADSIDFDDLRSSLNTDSTDQNEITVFDSATQVDFFNFHSSTNEEVKFDKKKLMDNFQSNIPIALFLLMPLTALYLKILYIRRKRYYLEHLIFSLHLHSFSFLIFMPLPYLNDEYSAIVRLILLHIYLLIAFKRFYGQSKLMTFVKFSLFMILQSLSIGVTLLITLVITFLPILIF